Within the Salinimonas marina genome, the region GCGATTTCCCGTGTAAGTAAAACGCAGAAGTTGTCCGCAACCAGCAAACCGAAGGTTTTAAACCTTAATATTATCGATACGTGTAATTCCAGATGCACTATGTGCAACATCTGGAAAAACGAAAACGAGGTAGAGATTACGCCTGAAGGTTTAGGTAAACTGCTCGCTGACCCCTTATACTCTGAATTAGCCCATGTGGGGGTGACCGGTGGCGAACCCACTCTTCGGGAGGACATTATTGAGGTGTATGAGCAGTTAATCCTTTCTTTGCCTGCATTGAAAGGGTTGAGCATTATTACCAACGCAATTGAAGAAAACACTGTTAAGCAGCGAATTAGTCAGATAAATGAACTTTGTCTGCATCACGGGGTGCCATTTTCTGCCATGGTTTCCATAGATGGCTATAAAAAAACACATGACAGAATCAGAGGCATTAAGAATAACTTTGAGTCTGCATATAACGTCTACACATATCTGAACGAAGAATTGAAGGTGCCCACCACCTTTGGCTGCACCATCTCTAAGAAAAATGTATGGGAAGTCGACGACCTTCTTTATTTTGCGCAGAAAAATAATATGCGAGGGCGTTTTCGCGTTGCTGAGTTTATTAACCGTCTTTATAACGAAGATCGGGATAATGTAATTCGCAACTTCACTGAAGATGAGACCTATCATCTGGTTCTTTTTTTCGAGAAGTTAAAACAAAATTACGAAAACTCAAACTCGGTAAAACGCACTTACACAAGCATTCAAAACATGCTTCTGGGTGGTGAGCGACTCATTGGCTGCCCTTACCACAACGACGGTATCGTAGTCGGCTCTAAAGGCCAGATAAATTATTGTGCTCCAAAATCTAACGACATTGGTAATGGGCAGCATGAATCCTCTTTAGCGTTGTATCGAAAAAAATTCCATCAGAAAGAGGCGATTGTACAAAAAGACTGCAAAAACTGTATTCACGATTATCATGCCCCCATTACCTACAACGAGAAAAAGCGAGAGCTCAACGACTTTCTCAATCTAAGAACGCTACGAACAGAAAATGCAGATTTGCTTGCACTCTATTCCAATTCTATGTCGGCAATACCTATCCCATCCGGTAAAAAGAGAGTCTTTATTGTAGGCTGGTATGGGACTGAAACAGTGGGCGATAAAGCCATACTGGGAGGCATAGTACAGGCGTACGAGACTGCTTATGGCTCCACTTTAGACTTGGTTATCGGGAGCCTGTACCCTTTTGTAACCCAGAAGACCTGTAAAGAGCTTAATATTAATGCCACCGTGGTTTCGACTAAAACATACGACTTACTTCGTTATGCTAAAAGTGCCGACGAAGTCGTTATGGGCGGCGGACCGTTGATGGATTTAAATGAATTGTACGTTCCACTTATCGCTTTTAAAGTAGCTAAAATCAATAATATTAAAACGGTAATTCAGGGGTGTGGTCTAGGGCCTTTACACAAAGACCGTTTCAAACGCGCCGTAAAAAATCTTCTGGAGTTGGCGACGGTCATAAATCTACGTGATTCAGCCAGCGTAAAGCAAGCAAGCACAATGGGGTTTAGTAACGCCTCCCTTAGCGGCGATTTCGCCCGACCGTACATTAAACAAAACTTCATTGAGCAAAACTCAGCCCAAAGCGCCAATGTTATACGCTGTTTCCTCAGAGAGTGGACCTACGAATACTCTCGCCATCTATCTATTGAAGAATTTCAGACCGAAAAGAAGAAGCTGGAAGCTGGCATAGCACAGCTTATCCGGGAAAAAGCTGAACAAACGGGTTGTTCTAATATCAGACTGGAGCACATGCATAATTTTGTGGTAGGCAACGATGACCGCGACTTCAGCCGTTATTTTATAGAAACCTACTTTAGCAACGAGCAGGATCTGAATATTTCGTTTAACCCCAAGCTTGCCACCGTCGAAAATATTGTTTCAGCGATGCAAAACGCAACGCATAATATCTGTATGAGATTTCATTCGGTTCTTTTTGCTCAAACCCTGAAACTTCCTTTTACGGCGATTGATTACACCCGTGGGGGCAAAATACAGTTTTATCTGGAGGACTGTAATCAAATGGATTCTATGATTCCCCCCCTACAATTAATTAAATCATGAAAGTATTGCTTGTTAACACCTACGATAGTGGCGGAGCTGGAACAGCTTGCGTAAGGTTACATAATGCGCTACTAAAACACGGCGTTAGTTCACACTTACTCACTATGCATAAAACCCGGACTGATATCCCTTTTCACTACAGTTACGAAGATATGTCGGGTGCAGAACCTACCAATATTTTAAATCGTTTGAATTCTTTAACAATTGGTAACCGAGAAATTGATACCACCACTATAAAAAATATTAGCCAAAGTGCATCTCAATTCACCGATGTATTTTCCTCCATCTATAGCGACTGTCGAATAGAGGATATCCCGGATATCGGCTCTTATGATGTCATCAATCTGCACTGGACTTCACGTTTTTTGAATTGGCCTAGTTTTTTCGTATCAAAAATTATCAAAAAAGTGGTATGGACCTTACATGATATGGCACCTTTTACAGGAGGGTATCATTATTCAAATGGCTTTGAGGGCTATAAAAACGATGATGCATTGCCGCATTTTTTACGCCAAACTGCTGAACCTAATTTATCGAAAATGCTACTTGCTGAGAAGCAAGCGATCCTGAACGCGTCTACAATCCCTGTTGCTATAGTGTCACCTTCCAAATGGTTATTACAGTGTTCGCAACAAAGCACACTATTCAATAAAAAGTCGCATCATCATATATTTAATTGTGTGCCAGAGGAATTCAAAGTATCCGACAGCGCTACTCTGGCATCTCGGGTTAATATAACCAAGGGCACTAAAGTTATTTTATTTGTCTCTGATGCAAAAAAATCTTATCGCAAAGGTTTTCATTTTATTGAACGCCTCATAGACGAACTGCCCGCGAGTCAATTTACGTTTATTAATGTCGGTGGCGAACTGGCTTGTCACAAGAGCAATGTAATTAATTTAGGTCGAATAGCTGACCAAAATGAGCTGGCCGAAGCTTACATCCTGGCAGACAGAGTAGTAGTACCTTCGCTTGAAGATAATTCGCCCAATGTCGTCATCGAATCTTTGGTTTGTGGCACGCCCGTAGTTGGTTTTTCGATAGGGGGGATGACCGACTTTGTGACCGATAATAAATGTGTATACCTGAGTGATGACGTATCTTTCCAGGGGCTTAAGAAGACATTACTCGACTCATTATTGTCAGACGCTTCGGCTGTCAATAATGAGTCGCTAACACCGGCCCGAAAAAGGTATTCAGAAGATGAGCAGGCAAAATCCTATTTAGAGGTATTTACAGAATAACATGCCTGAAGAAGCCCCCTAAATTTGCCCTGAACAGGGTCCGCCTTTTCACTGATGTTTTACACCACTGATTATTAACTATGCTTCAGAGATAATTTAACACATATAATTTACACTTTATCAATTTCAAACCAGTTTAAGATGCGAGCACTTGGAAGTCTTTTACTAATACTCTGACTTATTTTTTCTCTATGCCCACCTTCAATACAATTGATCACATAATCAGGTTCTTTATCAAAATTTGAATTAAGGGAGTAGCAGGGAAATGTTGAATTTATAAGAGACTCAGAACTATTTGAAACCAGAAAGTAGTTTACCTGGAGATCGCAGTGTCGGCCTATTCCACTAATTATTTCAGAAAGCCCCCTTGTTCCGAATATAGCAATATTTTTTCCCTTCATTGCTGAGAAATCTAACTGTTCATTGAGAAATAATTTGAAAATTTTCTTTAGGTAAAGATTATTCTGGGTATGAATTGACGCATCGGCTATATTGGCATCTAATGCAGCAGGATCCCCTAATAGATATTCTACAATTTTATCCTGAGCTATTACATTCTGGCGGTTGTCTATCTGACTACTTACCCCACCTAAATGAAATTTTGCTATTAATTTGTCAGTGCAAACACCCTCATAGTTTCTAACCACTTTTTTCATAAAGTACATATCCGCAGCAATGGTCAGACACTCATTGAACCCGCCCACCTCTTCAAATACTTCACGCCGACAGACAAATCCCTGATGGCGGGGCTTGGATTTTGGTTCATCAGGCTGGTATTCGCGCGCCACAAACGAACGAGCTGCTTCGATACAATACACAGCCCCGGAAAGGAACATCACAGCGTCTTTGAACTGACTTATAATAAAATCAGCAATATCCGAACCAATCAGCTCATCATCGGAATTCAAAAAATACACTAGATCCCCGGTAGCCTGAGAAATTCCTTTATTGAATGCATCGTAGATTCCCCGATCCTTGGCACTCAGTATTGTTTCGATATGAGGATATTGTGCAGCCAGCTGCAGGGTTTTATCAGTAGATCTTCCATCAATTATAATATGTTCAATATCAGATAATCGAGTTTGACAGGCTACGCTATCAAGACAGCGCCGAAGCGTTTTTTCGCTATTAAAAGTGGCAGTAATAATGGATAGTTTCATTAGTTTATCACTATATAATCCTGCCACTCCAGCATGGCATTGTGGTTTAACACAGCACAAACTTCGGCTCTAACCGGTTGCGCCGCCACAATAACTTTAGCGGCAGGACAGTCGTACAGCGTCTCATCAAGGGTAACCACCGGCAATCCTTCCACAACCTCTGCATCAGGCATTTTATCTTTTTCAATAAAACCCTGTATGTGCATATTTCGCTGTTCCAGTACACGCTTTAGGGATCGAGCGCCCCCGCCACTGCCGTAAATAAAAAGGGGGCCGTTTTGGGCTAATTTTGCTATGTACGGCCACTTTATCGACACCAGTGTATTCATCCCTTCATCAAGGTCACCGGTACTTGCGGTGGCGGTTATTGAGGTGTCGCTCACTCTAATCTTTACCAATACTGAAGCAACACAGTCAAAAATATAGCCTTTTTCCAATAGACGATAAAACATACCGTAATCTTCAAACATTCGTTTGGCTGGATAGCCTGCCTGTTTTATTGCTTCGGTTTTAGCCATATACGAAGCGTGTAAAAAACATAACCACCGGGGCAATTCGCAATGAATTTTGTTACTTGAATCAATGCTATTGAGCAAAGGTTGTTTTGTTTGTACAAAATTAATAAATCTTTCAGAGTTAGCCACCGATGGAGAGTCGGCAAAGTATTCTATATAGCACTTGTTGATATCTGCTCCTGATAACTTCAGGTGGGAAAGCTGAGCTTCAAATCGTTCGGGAAGATTAATATCATCCGCATCAGTTTTTACAATATACGGTGAGTTGATATAACGAAGTGCCTGATTTAATCTGAAACCAACCCCTTTGTTCTCCTGATTTTCTATCAGCCTGATACGCGGGTCATCAAAGACTTTAATTAGCTCTACGGTCTCATCAGATGACCCATCATCGAGTATAAGAAGTTCAAAATCAGTAAAAGACTGAGCCAGAATACTGTCGATAGCCTCCGTAATATAGCTGGCACTATTAAAGGTCGTCATTAGCGCAGTTAATTCGGCAGACATACTTTGTGTTCAACCTCTCAGAGTTGTGTAAATACGCTTAGGTATTTAAAATATTGCTTAGCTGCTCTATTACTTTGCTCTGCTCTTCGGGTTGTAAACCAGGATACATAGGTAGTGTTAGAGCGCTTTCATAAAATGCTTCCGCCTTCGGAAAGTATCCCTTTTTAAACCCCAACTTCTGATAGTAAGGTTGCAGGTGAATGGGGATGTAATGCACATTCACGCCTATTCCGGCCTGTTGTAATTTTCGGTAAACATCATGCCGGCAATGTTGAGTAAGCTCCACTGCAAACAAATGCCAGGCACTGGTATCACTGGCTGCAGGTAAGTGTAATGGCAATTCGGCCAAAGCATTGAGATAATAACGCGCAATATTTCGCCGTGCGCTTATAAAATCATCTAATTGAGATAATTGGGAACACCCTAGCGCGGCGTGCAAATCGCTCATGCGATAGTTGTAGCCCAACTCCACCTGCTGGTAATACCATGGTCCGTGATTATGACCCGACATTTTTGCAGGATCCCTGGTAACCCCGTGTTTTGCAAACAAAACTGCTTGTTCATAGAGCGCGTTATCGTTTGTTAATAACGCACCACCCTCGGCGGTGGTAATAGATTTCACCGGATGAAAACTGGTAACCGTAATGTCGCTATACTGACAACTTCCCACCGCTGCATTGCAATAAGAACCGCCAAGTGCATGGCTGGCATCTTCTATAAGGGCGATGTCATAACGTTGGGTAAGTGTGCGAATGGCGGCCATATCGCAGCTTAGCCCAGCGTAATGCACTACCACTATCGCCTTTGGCAGTCGGTTGTGTTTCAAAGCCCGCTGGAGTTTTTGTTGCAGTTGTTCAATGCAGAGATTGCGTGTTGCAGGGTCAATATCCACAAAGTCTATATCAGCACCGCAATATAAAGCACAGTTAGCCGAAGCCACAAAAGAGATAGGGGAGGTCCATACAATATCGCCTTCACCCACGCCCAGCGCCAGACAAGCCACATGTAGCGCCGAGGTGCCACTGTTTACCGCCAGCGCATACTTCACCTGACAGTAAGCTTGCAGCATTTGCTCAAATTTGGGAACCTGTTCCCCCTGGGTCAGAAACTGATGTTGCAGCACCTCGACTACTGCGGCAATATCAGCTTCCCCGACAGTATGTTTCCCATAAGGAATCATTCAGCGCCCTCATTAAGCTGCTTAAGCTCTGATACGCTTAAAAAATGCGGATTGGTACCCGAGTGGTATTCGTAACCTTTTTCAGCTGCTTTGCCTTGCTCCCCTAACTTGTTACAGAAATAATTGATATTCCTGTCAAAGAAGTTAATCGGCGGACGAATCACAAAGTGGTCATCGAATTCCACACTATGGTGCGCTACCTCTTCAGGCACCATCATCTCGTGAATTTTTTCGCCAGGGCGAATACCTATTTCCTCATACTCACGCTTACCAGTGAAAGCTTCAACTAAATCTATAATGCGGATTGAAGGAATTTTAGGCACAAAAATCTCGCCTCCCTGCATGCGTCTGAAGCTCTGTAAAACAAACTCTACTCCCTGATCAAGGGTGATCCAAAAGCGAGTCATATTTGGATCGGTTACCGGAAGTACTGTATCTCCTTCAGCAACTTTCTTTCTGAAAAATGGAACTACTGAACCTCTGGAGCCGACCACATTGCCATAGCGGACCACAGAGAAGCGAGGCCCATGAGCACCTGAGATATTATTTGCTGCCACAAACAGCTTGTCTGATGCCAGTTTGGTGGCGCCATACAAGTTCACCGGGTTCGCTGCCTTGTCCGTTGACAAGGCGACCACACGCTCCACGTTATTGGCTATTGCCGCATCAATAACATTTTGCGCCCCATCAATGTTGGTTTTAATACACTCCTGAGGGTTGTATTCGGCAGCCGGGACCTGCTTTAAGGCAGCGGCATGCACCACAAAATCTACGTCCTTCATGGCGGTGATAAGACGTTCTTTATCCCGCACATCTCCTATAAAATAGCGCATGCATGAGGCGTTATGGATTTGCTGCATATCGTATTGTTTAAGTTCATCGCGAGAGTAGATAATGAGCTTTTTAGGCCGGTAGTCTTGCAAAACTCGGCTAACAAAACGATGCCCAAAAGAGCCCGTCCCGCCAGTAACCAATATGGTTTTGTTATCGAATAAGGACATGATTTATTTTACCTCTTCTAGTAGAGATTTATTTTGCTCCCACCGCATCATAAATTTTTCAGGAGTTAAAAGAGGCGTACTGAAATCTGAAGCGCTGAGTTTGTGTATATAGGATAGCCGTTCTCCCAAGATAGTCTTGTGACATTCCGATGGTAGCTCTTCAGCAGTAAACCACAATTGATCAGTAGCACGATACGCATGAAATCTATTGAAAAATTCTGTATCAAAAAACCTTTCTTCTGATAAAGAATTTATACACCTTCCCAACAATGGAACAACCACCTTAGGTGTTTGATCTTCCATCGCGATATACGCTGCAGCGGTGACTCTGGCCATATCATTGCAGTTCACCGGATGACCAGCCAATCGGAAGTCGCCCGGTAAATAAAT harbors:
- a CDS encoding polysaccharide pyruvyl transferase family protein, which codes for MIVTRTDLTKTFREFEAISRVSKTQKLSATSKPKVLNLNIIDTCNSRCTMCNIWKNENEVEITPEGLGKLLADPLYSELAHVGVTGGEPTLREDIIEVYEQLILSLPALKGLSIITNAIEENTVKQRISQINELCLHHGVPFSAMVSIDGYKKTHDRIRGIKNNFESAYNVYTYLNEELKVPTTFGCTISKKNVWEVDDLLYFAQKNNMRGRFRVAEFINRLYNEDRDNVIRNFTEDETYHLVLFFEKLKQNYENSNSVKRTYTSIQNMLLGGERLIGCPYHNDGIVVGSKGQINYCAPKSNDIGNGQHESSLALYRKKFHQKEAIVQKDCKNCIHDYHAPITYNEKKRELNDFLNLRTLRTENADLLALYSNSMSAIPIPSGKKRVFIVGWYGTETVGDKAILGGIVQAYETAYGSTLDLVIGSLYPFVTQKTCKELNINATVVSTKTYDLLRYAKSADEVVMGGGPLMDLNELYVPLIAFKVAKINNIKTVIQGCGLGPLHKDRFKRAVKNLLELATVINLRDSASVKQASTMGFSNASLSGDFARPYIKQNFIEQNSAQSANVIRCFLREWTYEYSRHLSIEEFQTEKKKLEAGIAQLIREKAEQTGCSNIRLEHMHNFVVGNDDRDFSRYFIETYFSNEQDLNISFNPKLATVENIVSAMQNATHNICMRFHSVLFAQTLKLPFTAIDYTRGGKIQFYLEDCNQMDSMIPPLQLIKS
- a CDS encoding glycosyltransferase, which translates into the protein MKLSIITATFNSEKTLRRCLDSVACQTRLSDIEHIIIDGRSTDKTLQLAAQYPHIETILSAKDRGIYDAFNKGISQATGDLVYFLNSDDELIGSDIADFIISQFKDAVMFLSGAVYCIEAARSFVAREYQPDEPKSKPRHQGFVCRREVFEEVGGFNECLTIAADMYFMKKVVRNYEGVCTDKLIAKFHLGGVSSQIDNRQNVIAQDKIVEYLLGDPAALDANIADASIHTQNNLYLKKIFKLFLNEQLDFSAMKGKNIAIFGTRGLSEIISGIGRHCDLQVNYFLVSNSSESLINSTFPCYSLNSNFDKEPDYVINCIEGGHREKISQSISKRLPSARILNWFEIDKV
- the pseC gene encoding UDP-4-amino-4,6-dideoxy-N-acetyl-beta-L-altrosamine transaminase, translated to MIPYGKHTVGEADIAAVVEVLQHQFLTQGEQVPKFEQMLQAYCQVKYALAVNSGTSALHVACLALGVGEGDIVWTSPISFVASANCALYCGADIDFVDIDPATRNLCIEQLQQKLQRALKHNRLPKAIVVVHYAGLSCDMAAIRTLTQRYDIALIEDASHALGGSYCNAAVGSCQYSDITVTSFHPVKSITTAEGGALLTNDNALYEQAVLFAKHGVTRDPAKMSGHNHGPWYYQQVELGYNYRMSDLHAALGCSQLSQLDDFISARRNIARYYLNALAELPLHLPAASDTSAWHLFAVELTQHCRHDVYRKLQQAGIGVNVHYIPIHLQPYYQKLGFKKGYFPKAEAFYESALTLPMYPGLQPEEQSKVIEQLSNILNT
- the pseB gene encoding UDP-N-acetylglucosamine 4,6-dehydratase (inverting), which codes for MSLFDNKTILVTGGTGSFGHRFVSRVLQDYRPKKLIIYSRDELKQYDMQQIHNASCMRYFIGDVRDKERLITAMKDVDFVVHAAALKQVPAAEYNPQECIKTNIDGAQNVIDAAIANNVERVVALSTDKAANPVNLYGATKLASDKLFVAANNISGAHGPRFSVVRYGNVVGSRGSVVPFFRKKVAEGDTVLPVTDPNMTRFWITLDQGVEFVLQSFRRMQGGEIFVPKIPSIRIIDLVEAFTGKREYEEIGIRPGEKIHEMMVPEEVAHHSVEFDDHFVIRPPINFFDRNINYFCNKLGEQGKAAEKGYEYHSGTNPHFLSVSELKQLNEGAE
- a CDS encoding glycosyltransferase, whose protein sequence is MKVLLVNTYDSGGAGTACVRLHNALLKHGVSSHLLTMHKTRTDIPFHYSYEDMSGAEPTNILNRLNSLTIGNREIDTTTIKNISQSASQFTDVFSSIYSDCRIEDIPDIGSYDVINLHWTSRFLNWPSFFVSKIIKKVVWTLHDMAPFTGGYHYSNGFEGYKNDDALPHFLRQTAEPNLSKMLLAEKQAILNASTIPVAIVSPSKWLLQCSQQSTLFNKKSHHHIFNCVPEEFKVSDSATLASRVNITKGTKVILFVSDAKKSYRKGFHFIERLIDELPASQFTFINVGGELACHKSNVINLGRIADQNELAEAYILADRVVVPSLEDNSPNVVIESLVCGTPVVGFSIGGMTDFVTDNKCVYLSDDVSFQGLKKTLLDSLLSDASAVNNESLTPARKRYSEDEQAKSYLEVFTE
- a CDS encoding glycosyltransferase, which gives rise to MSAELTALMTTFNSASYITEAIDSILAQSFTDFELLILDDGSSDETVELIKVFDDPRIRLIENQENKGVGFRLNQALRYINSPYIVKTDADDINLPERFEAQLSHLKLSGADINKCYIEYFADSPSVANSERFINFVQTKQPLLNSIDSSNKIHCELPRWLCFLHASYMAKTEAIKQAGYPAKRMFEDYGMFYRLLEKGYIFDCVASVLVKIRVSDTSITATASTGDLDEGMNTLVSIKWPYIAKLAQNGPLFIYGSGGGARSLKRVLEQRNMHIQGFIEKDKMPDAEVVEGLPVVTLDETLYDCPAAKVIVAAQPVRAEVCAVLNHNAMLEWQDYIVIN